Sequence from the Maribellus comscasis genome:
ATTGGTATCACCTTCAAACTGCAAAACCGTATCTACAATATGCTCCAGCACTTTGGGGCCGGCAATACTTCCTTCCTTATTGATATGACCAATAAGAACAACTGCAACTCCGCTTTTTTTTGCAAATTTCAAAATGGCCGACGTACACTCACGAACCTGTGAAACTGACCCGGGTGAAGATTCAATATTTTCTGTGGAAATGGTTTGAATGGAATCGATAATTAAAACATCGGGTTGAATTTGTTCGGAATGTGCGAGCAGATTTTCCAGTGAAGTTTCACTCAGAAAAAGACAATTGTTGTTGCTATTGTTTAGTCGCTCGGCACGAAGTTTTATTTGTTGCAGACTCTCTTCTCCCGATGTATATAAAATTTTTTGTTTGTTTAATTTGAGTGCCAGCTGCAGGGCCAGTGTCGATTTTCCGATTCCCGGATCACCGCCCAAAAGAATCAGCGAGCCGGGAACTATTCCGCCACCAAGTACACGGTCGAATTCCTTAATTCCGGCAACAATCCGTTGCGTTTTTGCCGCCTGAATGTTTTCCAGTGTTATCGGCTGGTTTCCCAAATGCCGGGCGGCTACTTTTGCGGCACTTTTCTTTTTTTCGATTATCTCTTCCACAAAAGTATTCCACTCGCCACAAGAGGTACATTTCCCCATCCATTTTGGAGATTGAAAACCACAGTTCTGGCACGTGTATATTGATTTTGTTGCCGGCATAGCTTTGTTTCTCTTTGTGTTGCCAAACGTTCCGTTGCACAAAGGTATCTCTTTTCTTCAAGTTGTCTATTTCAGACTTTTTATTTTTTGAATGATATCGCTGGTTGATACTCCCGGCACCAAATCAAGTGTAATTACTTTTCCCCCGTTTTTTAAAACGGTGTCGTGTCCGGCAATTTCATGAACTTCGTATTGTTTCCCTTTTACCAGTACATTGGGATTGATTTGCGCAACCAACTTTGCGGGAGTTTCCTC
This genomic interval carries:
- the radA gene encoding DNA repair protein RadA — its product is MPATKSIYTCQNCGFQSPKWMGKCTSCGEWNTFVEEIIEKKKSAAKVAARHLGNQPITLENIQAAKTQRIVAGIKEFDRVLGGGIVPGSLILLGGDPGIGKSTLALQLALKLNKQKILYTSGEESLQQIKLRAERLNNSNNNCLFLSETSLENLLAHSEQIQPDVLIIDSIQTISTENIESSPGSVSQVRECTSAILKFAKKSGVAVVLIGHINKEGSIAGPKVLEHIVDTVLQFEGDTNYMYRILRSNKNRFGSTNELGIFEMRSDGLREITNPSEQLISKVSDDVSGTAIAATIEGIRPILIEIQALVSSAAYGTPQRSSTGFDLRRLNMLLAVLEKRAGFKLIQKDVFLNIAGGLKINDPATDLAVICSILSSNIDIPIDHKICFAGEVGLTGEIRAVNRIEQRIAEAAKLGFKKIIIPSLNKGFDTSGFGIDIVKTSRVEEVFRSIFG